The following coding sequences lie in one Mycobacterium sp. DL440 genomic window:
- a CDS encoding phosphatidate cytidylyltransferase, giving the protein MAQTEPPQKTSRAGRDLPAAITVGVVLGALAIGTLLFAPIWWLPLLAVAIAIATHEVIRRMREHGYALPTVPLLLGGQAMIWLTWPFGAAGLLGAYGGTIVVCMVWRLIGQGLDQQPVNYLRDIAATVLLASWVPLFAAFTALLIFADHGGARVFTIIVTVVFADIGGYVAGVLFGKHLMAPAISPKKSWEGLGGSLLFGIAAAVVSVAFLLDKPAWVGVPLGLLLVITGVLGDLVESQIKRDLGIKDMGTLLPGHGGIMDRIDAMLPSAVVGWIVLTVLA; this is encoded by the coding sequence GTGGCACAGACTGAGCCACCGCAGAAGACCTCGCGCGCCGGCCGCGACCTGCCGGCCGCTATCACCGTCGGCGTGGTCCTTGGCGCCCTTGCGATAGGCACCCTGCTCTTCGCACCCATCTGGTGGCTGCCGCTGCTGGCAGTCGCCATCGCCATCGCCACCCACGAGGTGATCCGGCGGATGCGCGAACACGGCTATGCGCTGCCCACCGTGCCGCTGCTGCTCGGCGGGCAGGCGATGATCTGGCTGACCTGGCCGTTCGGGGCGGCGGGTCTGCTTGGCGCCTACGGCGGCACCATCGTTGTCTGCATGGTGTGGCGGCTGATCGGCCAAGGGCTGGACCAGCAACCCGTCAACTACCTGCGCGATATTGCCGCCACGGTCCTGCTTGCCAGTTGGGTGCCGTTGTTCGCGGCCTTCACCGCGCTTCTCATCTTCGCCGACCACGGCGGCGCCCGGGTTTTCACCATCATCGTTACGGTCGTCTTCGCCGACATCGGCGGTTATGTCGCGGGTGTCCTGTTCGGCAAGCATCTGATGGCACCGGCGATCAGCCCCAAGAAGTCCTGGGAGGGTCTCGGCGGTTCGCTGCTGTTCGGTATCGCCGCCGCTGTGGTCTCCGTGGCGTTCCTGTTGGACAAGCCGGCCTGGGTCGGTGTGCCGCTCGGCCTGTTGCTGGTGATCACCGGTGTGCTCGGCGACCTGGTCGAATCGCAGATCAAGCGCGACCTCGGGATCAAGGACATGGGCACGCTGCTACCCGGTCACGGCGGGATCATGGACCGGATCGACGCGATGCTGCCGTCCGCCGTCGTCGGCTGGATCGTGCTGACGGTGCTGGCGTAG
- a CDS encoding nuclear transport factor 2 family protein, with amino-acid sequence MSVADELEIQALLTRYARGVDSKDWELYRSVFTEDAHIDYSSAGAVVGTRDEVVDWFAANFGVMPWTMHYITNIDAEIDGDTATVRAMFYNPMQLPGMSETSACGGYYHHELVRTPDGWRSRSLREENLWFTNPPH; translated from the coding sequence ATGAGTGTGGCCGACGAGCTCGAGATCCAGGCGCTGCTGACCCGCTACGCGCGCGGTGTCGACTCGAAGGACTGGGAGCTGTACCGGTCGGTGTTCACCGAGGACGCCCACATCGATTACTCGTCGGCGGGCGCGGTGGTGGGCACGCGTGATGAGGTGGTGGACTGGTTCGCCGCGAACTTCGGGGTGATGCCGTGGACCATGCACTACATCACGAACATCGACGCCGAGATCGACGGGGATACGGCGACCGTGCGGGCGATGTTCTACAACCCCATGCAGTTACCGGGGATGTCGGAGACAAGTGCGTGCGGCGGGTACTACCACCACGAGTTGGTGCGTACCCCCGACGGCTGGCGCAGCCGCAGCCTGCGTGAGGAGAACCTCTGGTTCACCAACCCGCCGCACTAG
- a CDS encoding DMT family transporter has translation MPTHTATTVTFFYALGYPIGNLAVHALSPMAVLAVRFGLAGLILGTWAGLARVGFPTGRKLFHVAVAGLLMQAVQFCALYIAIQHGAPAVLCAVVIAMNPVATALLAAMFLGDRLTPRRVAALVLGIAAVLAACATRLVTSGGIDPAVGLLLVALLGLAAGGVYQQRFCSDIDFRASTSIQNAVAFIPALALALSTPIEVHDATQAVLAVTGVVFLNAILGVSLYVRAINLHGASAVAMLFCVIPAVAGVLSWLMLGERVNIGIAAGLVLGALACWLNASGARSERGLRQHRQHDPADDGGRQHRVDPVHDPAVTG, from the coding sequence ATGCCGACGCACACGGCGACGACCGTGACGTTCTTCTACGCCCTGGGTTATCCGATCGGGAACCTGGCCGTGCACGCCCTGTCCCCGATGGCGGTGCTGGCCGTTCGTTTCGGACTGGCAGGGCTGATCCTCGGCACCTGGGCCGGGCTGGCCCGGGTCGGCTTCCCCACCGGCCGCAAGCTGTTCCACGTCGCAGTGGCGGGTCTGCTCATGCAGGCTGTGCAGTTCTGCGCGCTCTACATCGCGATTCAGCATGGCGCGCCGGCAGTGCTGTGCGCAGTGGTCATCGCGATGAACCCGGTGGCGACCGCACTGCTCGCCGCGATGTTCCTGGGTGACCGGCTGACGCCGCGCCGGGTGGCCGCGTTGGTGCTCGGCATCGCCGCAGTCCTGGCCGCATGCGCGACGCGACTGGTCACCTCAGGTGGAATCGACCCGGCGGTCGGATTGCTGCTGGTGGCGTTGCTCGGTCTGGCTGCCGGAGGGGTTTATCAACAGCGGTTCTGCTCTGATATCGACTTCCGGGCCTCAACCTCAATACAGAACGCCGTCGCGTTCATCCCCGCTTTGGCGCTTGCCCTCAGCACACCGATCGAGGTGCATGACGCCACCCAAGCCGTGCTGGCGGTGACCGGCGTGGTGTTCCTCAACGCCATACTCGGGGTGTCGCTGTACGTGCGGGCCATCAACCTACACGGCGCCTCGGCGGTCGCGATGCTGTTCTGTGTGATCCCCGCAGTCGCAGGGGTGTTGTCCTGGCTCATGCTTGGCGAGCGGGTGAACATCGGCATCGCCGCAGGACTGGTCCTCGGTGCCCTCGCGTGCTGGCTGAACGCATCTGGCGCGCGCAGCGAACGCGGCCTACGCCAGCACCGTCAGCACGATCCAGCCGACGACGGCGGACGGCAGCATCGCGTCGATCCGGTCCATGATCCCGCCGTGACCGGGTAG
- a CDS encoding DUF350 domain-containing protein: protein MTTTLVALSSDYWSVLGHGVSAILLYSIVGVALMVLGFYVIDWTTPGPLRTLVQAGRPNAAAVAASGVVSMALIIVLAIYSSSGDLVQGLITTLVFGLLGIAAQVLSVRLVGAIKGIDIGGVLAAERFTPQVLVVTASYLAFGLIVAAAIL from the coding sequence ATGACAACCACCCTGGTTGCCCTCAGCTCCGATTACTGGTCGGTCCTCGGCCATGGGGTATCGGCCATCCTGCTGTACTCGATTGTCGGTGTGGCGCTGATGGTCCTGGGTTTCTACGTGATCGACTGGACCACCCCGGGACCGCTGCGGACCCTGGTCCAGGCCGGCCGGCCCAACGCCGCCGCGGTGGCTGCCTCCGGCGTGGTCTCGATGGCGCTGATCATCGTGCTGGCCATCTACAGCTCGTCGGGTGATCTGGTCCAGGGCCTGATCACCACGTTGGTGTTCGGGCTGTTGGGCATTGCGGCCCAGGTCTTATCGGTCCGGCTGGTCGGCGCGATCAAAGGGATCGACATCGGCGGGGTGCTGGCCGCCGAACGATTTACCCCACAGGTCCTGGTTGTGACGGCCTCCTACCTGGCATTCGGGCTGATCGTGGCGGCCGCGATCCTCTAG
- the pyrH gene encoding UMP kinase — protein MADPNVAGEGAASIRPFYTRVLLKLGGEMFGGGQVGLDPDVVHQVARQIAAVVRSGVQVAVVIGGGNFFRGAQLQQRGMERTRSDYMGMLGTVMNSLALQDFLQKEGIDTRVQTAITMGQVAEPYIPLRAVRHLEKGRVVIFGAGMGLPYFSTDTTAAQRALEIGADVVLMAKAVDGVYTADPREDPNAELLTEVSHREVIDRGLRVADATAFSLCMDNRMPMLVFNLLTEGNIARAVAGEKIGTLVTTT, from the coding sequence ATGGCGGATCCGAATGTCGCCGGCGAGGGCGCAGCATCCATTCGTCCCTTCTATACAAGGGTTCTGCTGAAGCTCGGCGGAGAGATGTTCGGCGGTGGCCAGGTCGGCCTTGACCCCGACGTCGTGCATCAGGTGGCCCGCCAGATCGCCGCCGTGGTGCGAAGCGGAGTCCAGGTCGCGGTCGTGATCGGCGGCGGTAACTTCTTCCGCGGAGCCCAACTGCAACAGCGCGGCATGGAACGCACCCGCAGCGACTACATGGGCATGCTCGGCACCGTGATGAACAGCCTTGCGCTGCAGGACTTCCTGCAGAAGGAAGGCATCGATACCCGTGTGCAGACCGCCATCACCATGGGTCAGGTCGCCGAGCCGTACATCCCCTTGCGTGCCGTGCGGCACCTGGAAAAGGGTCGCGTCGTCATCTTCGGTGCCGGCATGGGCCTTCCGTACTTCTCCACCGACACCACGGCTGCGCAGCGCGCCCTGGAAATCGGGGCCGACGTGGTGCTGATGGCCAAGGCTGTCGACGGCGTCTACACCGCCGACCCACGGGAAGACCCGAACGCCGAACTGCTCACCGAAGTCAGCCATCGCGAGGTCATCGACCGCGGCCTGCGGGTCGCCGATGCCACCGCCTTCAGTTTGTGTATGGACAACCGGATGCCGATGCTGGTGTTCAACCTCCTCACCGAAGGCAATATCGCCCGTGCAGTGGCGGGTGAGAAGATCGGAACACTGGTCACCACCACCTGA
- a CDS encoding class I SAM-dependent methyltransferase, translated as MTTPSEMSDAMFESAYRGEAPEFAGVRPPWSIGEPQPEIAALIAEGKFHGEVLDAGCGEAATALDLAERGFSTVGLDQSATAIELARAEAAKRGLTNASFEVADISAFTGYDGRFGTIVDSTLFHSMPVELRDGYQQSIVRAAAPGASYFVLVFDKGTMGDSGPANPVGEEELREVVGKYWVIDDVRPARIHAHVPAEFANFADFARMDLRDEGADRKSMAAWLLQAHLG; from the coding sequence ATGACCACACCAAGCGAAATGTCAGACGCAATGTTCGAATCCGCTTACCGCGGTGAGGCTCCGGAGTTTGCCGGGGTGCGCCCGCCGTGGAGCATCGGCGAACCGCAGCCCGAGATCGCGGCACTGATCGCCGAGGGCAAGTTCCACGGCGAGGTGCTCGACGCCGGCTGCGGTGAGGCGGCCACCGCGCTCGATCTGGCCGAGCGCGGATTCAGCACGGTCGGACTGGACCAGTCGGCCACCGCCATCGAGTTGGCCCGGGCCGAAGCCGCCAAACGCGGGCTGACCAACGCAAGCTTCGAGGTGGCCGACATCAGCGCGTTCACCGGCTACGACGGTCGCTTCGGGACGATTGTGGATTCCACGCTGTTCCATTCCATGCCCGTCGAACTTCGCGACGGCTACCAGCAGTCGATCGTGCGGGCCGCCGCTCCCGGCGCCTCCTACTTCGTGTTGGTGTTCGACAAGGGGACGATGGGCGATTCCGGACCGGCCAACCCGGTCGGCGAGGAGGAATTGCGCGAGGTCGTCGGCAAGTACTGGGTGATCGACGACGTGCGACCGGCCCGCATCCACGCCCACGTGCCAGCGGAATTCGCCAACTTCGCCGATTTCGCCCGAATGGACCTCCGCGACGAAGGTGCCGATCGCAAGTCCATGGCGGCCTGGTTGCTACAGGCGCATCTGGGATAG
- the frr gene encoding ribosome recycling factor, producing the protein MIDETLFDAEEKMEKAVSVARDDLSTIRTGRANPGMFSRINIEYYGSMTPITQMASINVPEARLVVIKPYEASQLRPIEDAIRNSDLGVNPTNDGNIIRISIPQLTEERRRDLVKQAKSKGEDAKVSVRNIRRKAMEELSRIKKDGEAGEDEVGRAEKDLDKSTHTYTGQIDELVKHKEGELLEV; encoded by the coding sequence GTGATCGACGAAACTCTCTTCGACGCCGAAGAGAAGATGGAAAAGGCCGTGAGTGTGGCCCGTGACGACCTGTCCACAATTCGGACCGGCCGCGCTAATCCGGGCATGTTCTCCCGGATCAACATCGAGTACTACGGGTCCATGACGCCGATCACGCAGATGGCGAGCATCAACGTTCCCGAAGCGCGCCTCGTGGTCATCAAGCCCTACGAGGCATCGCAGCTGAGGCCGATCGAAGACGCGATCCGCAACTCCGACCTCGGGGTCAACCCGACGAACGACGGCAACATCATCCGGATCTCCATCCCGCAGCTCACCGAGGAGCGCCGCCGCGACCTGGTCAAGCAGGCGAAATCCAAAGGCGAGGACGCCAAGGTGTCCGTGCGCAACATCCGTCGCAAGGCGATGGAAGAACTCAGCCGGATCAAGAAGGACGGCGAGGCCGGCGAGGATGAAGTCGGGCGCGCGGAAAAGGACCTCGACAAATCCACCCACACCTACACCGGCCAGATCGACGAGTTGGTCAAGCACAAGGAAGGCGAGTTGCTGGAGGTCTAG
- a CDS encoding MarR family winged helix-turn-helix transcriptional regulator: MNSDMGGILEEQPLGYLMYRVVAVLQPRVSAQLQPLGLKLPEFVCLRVLSMAPGQSNAELARHTNVSPQAMNNVVRGLQDRGAVRRPATVDSGRALPAELTAEGVELLKRAEAAVLAAEDEVLDRLDTEQRRELKRLLAHAVS; this comes from the coding sequence ATGAACTCCGACATGGGCGGCATCCTGGAGGAACAGCCACTTGGATATTTGATGTATCGCGTGGTCGCGGTGTTGCAGCCACGGGTCTCCGCGCAGCTGCAACCGCTGGGCCTCAAACTGCCCGAGTTCGTCTGCCTCCGCGTCCTGTCGATGGCCCCAGGCCAGTCCAACGCTGAACTGGCCCGCCACACGAATGTGTCGCCACAGGCGATGAACAACGTGGTGCGCGGCCTTCAGGACCGCGGCGCGGTGCGCAGGCCGGCCACCGTCGACTCCGGACGGGCACTGCCCGCCGAGTTGACCGCCGAGGGCGTCGAACTACTCAAACGTGCCGAAGCGGCGGTGCTCGCCGCCGAGGACGAGGTGCTCGACCGCCTCGACACCGAGCAGCGACGCGAGCTCAAGCGGCTCCTGGCGCACGCGGTCAGCTGA
- a CDS encoding LysR family transcriptional regulator, translating to MGQVLDIAPLRSLAAVADCGGFHRAAAVLHMTQSAVSQHVRRIEAVVGGPVVERSGRGVAFTELGHRVLGHARGILAAHDAALTDLGAAEEQVLLIGATEHGADVMLPALTAALGERLPNWRLRFRLDRNVTLADALEHGLVDLAVMLDGSGLDPAHASGTLALKWVSGRSFAAAANQPLPVVMFSEPCTLREPTFAALDRCGTDYRIAAESANLSGLFAAVRSGLGVALLPMIGRLPDGLCLAEGLPPASRASVFVRGRAGVDTELLDTVERTVHDVLAGQA from the coding sequence ATGGGACAGGTGCTGGACATTGCACCGTTGCGCAGCCTGGCGGCGGTGGCGGACTGTGGCGGGTTTCACCGCGCAGCCGCGGTGTTGCACATGACGCAGTCCGCCGTCAGCCAGCATGTGCGGCGTATCGAAGCCGTCGTGGGCGGCCCGGTCGTCGAACGATCCGGCCGCGGTGTCGCCTTCACTGAACTGGGACATCGCGTCCTCGGTCACGCCCGGGGCATCCTCGCCGCGCACGATGCGGCGCTGACCGATCTCGGTGCGGCCGAGGAACAAGTGCTGCTGATCGGTGCCACCGAGCACGGCGCCGATGTGATGCTGCCCGCGCTCACGGCGGCGCTGGGCGAGCGGTTGCCCAACTGGCGGTTGCGGTTTCGTCTCGACCGCAACGTCACGCTCGCCGACGCCCTCGAACACGGTCTGGTCGATCTTGCCGTGATGCTCGACGGTTCCGGACTGGATCCCGCCCATGCCTCCGGAACCCTTGCGCTGAAGTGGGTTTCGGGCCGCAGCTTCGCTGCCGCGGCGAACCAGCCGTTGCCGGTGGTGATGTTCTCCGAACCCTGCACGTTGCGCGAACCCACCTTCGCCGCGCTCGACCGGTGCGGGACCGACTACCGCATCGCCGCCGAATCGGCGAATCTGTCCGGCCTGTTCGCTGCGGTGCGCTCTGGCCTGGGTGTGGCACTGTTGCCGATGATCGGCCGGTTACCGGACGGGTTGTGTCTGGCCGAGGGGCTGCCCCCGGCCAGCCGCGCCTCGGTGTTTGTCCGTGGCCGCGCCGGGGTGGACACCGAGCTCCTCGACACCGTTGAGCGGACCGTTCACGACGTTCTCGCCGGACAAGCCTGA
- a CDS encoding glycerate kinase → MKIVLAPDSFKESMTASQAVAALREGVRSVLPDAECIGVPMADGGEGTVDAVVDALGGDRVAVEVSDPLGRPTRATYGYVAGRRLAVIEMASASGLELVTPSDRDILRAGTFGVGQLITSALDHGVTELLIGIGGSATNDGGAGMLAALGVAFTDADGAALPPGGGALARLQHIDVSGLDPRLAGVHVRIASDVTAPLLGTGGASAVFGPQKGATPADVATLESALTRLVEVTEASLGHARPDRAGAGAAGGLGFGLMEFLAAECDPGVEVIAQTVGLERALTGADWVFTGEGSVDAQTMLGKTPFGVAQVAARTGARVVIFGGRVAPDADVLLANGVDTLVAITAPGTPLDEALRGGPAALARAAAEICRTL, encoded by the coding sequence ATGAAGATCGTGCTGGCCCCGGACTCCTTCAAGGAGTCGATGACCGCGTCGCAAGCGGTGGCGGCGCTGCGCGAGGGCGTCCGGTCGGTACTGCCCGACGCCGAGTGCATCGGGGTGCCGATGGCCGACGGCGGTGAAGGCACTGTGGATGCCGTCGTCGACGCGCTCGGCGGCGACCGCGTCGCGGTCGAGGTCAGCGACCCACTGGGTCGGCCTACGCGCGCCACCTATGGCTACGTCGCCGGGCGCCGCCTGGCCGTGATCGAGATGGCCAGCGCCTCCGGTCTGGAGCTGGTGACCCCATCTGACCGGGATATCCTGCGCGCCGGCACATTCGGCGTCGGGCAGTTGATCACCTCGGCCCTGGACCACGGCGTGACCGAGTTGCTGATCGGCATCGGCGGTTCGGCGACCAATGACGGCGGGGCCGGCATGCTTGCCGCCCTGGGCGTCGCCTTCACCGATGCCGACGGTGCCGCCTTGCCGCCCGGCGGCGGGGCGCTGGCACGGTTGCAGCACATCGACGTCTCCGGCCTGGACCCCAGACTGGCCGGTGTTCACGTCCGGATCGCCTCCGACGTGACGGCGCCGCTGCTCGGAACCGGTGGCGCCAGTGCAGTTTTCGGCCCGCAGAAAGGGGCCACCCCGGCTGATGTCGCGACCCTCGAATCCGCGTTGACCCGCCTGGTCGAGGTGACCGAGGCCTCGCTCGGCCACGCCCGACCGGATCGAGCGGGCGCCGGGGCCGCCGGCGGTCTGGGCTTCGGACTGATGGAATTCCTTGCCGCCGAATGCGACCCGGGCGTCGAGGTGATCGCCCAGACGGTGGGACTGGAACGGGCGTTGACCGGAGCGGACTGGGTGTTCACCGGCGAAGGCAGTGTCGACGCTCAGACCATGCTGGGCAAGACGCCATTCGGCGTCGCGCAGGTGGCTGCACGCACCGGTGCCCGGGTGGTGATCTTCGGCGGCCGGGTGGCCCCCGACGCTGACGTCCTGCTGGCCAACGGCGTCGACACGTTGGTGGCGATCACCGCACCCGGCACCCCGCTGGATGAAGCGTTGCGTGGGGGTCCGGCCGCGTTGGCGCGCGCAGCCGCCGAGATCTGCCGGACCCTCTAG
- the rlmN gene encoding 23S rRNA (adenine(2503)-C(2))-methyltransferase RlmN, which translates to MKQELVFEAPRRGMPPPHLADLDEDGRAAAVTALGLPKFRAKQLANQYYGRLIADPQQMTDLPAAVRDQVAEALFPTLIDPVKQIQCDAGETRKTLWRAGDGTTFESVLMRYPQRNTVCISSQAGCGMACPFCATGQGGLKRNLSTAEILEQVRAASSAMRLEHDGRLSNIVFMGMGEPLANYNRVLAAVKRIIAPPPNGFGISARSVTVSTVGLAPAIRKLADERLGVTLAVSLHTPDDELRDTLVPVNNRWSVDEVLEAARYYADVTGRRVSIEYALIRDINDQPWRADLLGKRLHSKLGQFVHVNLIPLNPTPGSKWDASPKPVEREFVKRVQAKGVSCTVRDTRGREIAAACGQLAAEG; encoded by the coding sequence ATGAAGCAGGAATTGGTCTTCGAAGCCCCGCGACGCGGTATGCCGCCGCCGCACCTTGCCGATCTCGACGAGGACGGCCGAGCCGCTGCGGTCACCGCGCTGGGTCTGCCGAAATTTCGGGCCAAACAGCTGGCCAACCAGTACTACGGCCGTCTGATCGCCGACCCGCAGCAGATGACCGACCTGCCTGCTGCCGTGCGCGACCAGGTGGCCGAGGCCCTGTTCCCGACGTTGATCGATCCGGTGAAGCAGATCCAGTGCGACGCGGGGGAGACCCGCAAGACGCTGTGGCGCGCGGGCGACGGCACGACGTTCGAGTCGGTGCTGATGCGCTATCCGCAGCGCAACACGGTGTGCATCTCCTCGCAGGCCGGCTGCGGCATGGCCTGCCCGTTCTGCGCGACAGGCCAGGGCGGTCTGAAGCGCAACCTGTCCACCGCCGAGATCCTCGAGCAAGTCCGGGCGGCGTCGTCGGCCATGCGACTCGAGCATGATGGGCGGCTGTCCAACATCGTCTTCATGGGCATGGGTGAGCCGCTGGCCAACTACAACCGGGTGCTGGCAGCCGTGAAACGGATCATCGCGCCACCGCCGAACGGCTTCGGGATCAGCGCCCGCTCGGTGACGGTGTCGACGGTCGGTCTGGCCCCTGCCATCCGGAAACTCGCCGACGAGCGCCTCGGTGTCACCCTGGCCGTGTCTCTGCACACCCCTGACGACGAGCTGCGCGACACCCTGGTGCCGGTGAACAACCGGTGGAGCGTCGACGAGGTCCTCGAGGCTGCGCGGTACTACGCCGATGTCACCGGCAGGCGGGTGTCCATCGAGTACGCGTTGATCCGCGATATCAATGACCAGCCTTGGCGCGCAGACCTTCTCGGTAAAAGGCTGCACAGCAAGCTGGGTCAGTTTGTGCATGTCAACCTCATCCCGCTCAATCCCACACCGGGCAGCAAATGGGACGCCAGTCCCAAACCGGTCGAGCGGGAGTTCGTCAAACGCGTTCAGGCCAAGGGAGTCTCGTGCACCGTGCGCGATACCCGGGGGCGAGAGATCGCCGCGGCCTGCGGCCAGTTGGCCGCCGAGGGCTGA